The following are from one region of the Abiotrophia defectiva ATCC 49176 genome:
- a CDS encoding single-stranded DNA-binding protein: protein MNQLLLVGRLTRPVEDRQVGDHRVVNNCLAVSRRHRDRNGDFQTDFIPIVAWDYLADLLVKYAQKGHRIGVVGRMESRHYTNNQDQKVYILECHVQDITLLESKNGSAGKTSGQNHSTPKGQEDYDAIRRQYEVPSQEQLDMRQLAGFKA, encoded by the coding sequence ATGAATCAATTGTTGCTTGTTGGACGTTTGACTCGTCCTGTCGAAGACCGTCAGGTGGGCGACCATCGGGTGGTCAATAATTGCCTAGCCGTCTCCCGCCGCCATCGTGACCGCAATGGCGACTTTCAGACCGACTTTATTCCCATTGTGGCTTGGGACTATCTAGCTGACTTACTAGTCAAATACGCCCAAAAGGGCCACCGTATTGGGGTAGTGGGGCGAATGGAATCCCGCCACTACACCAATAATCAAGATCAAAAAGTCTACATCCTGGAATGCCATGTCCAAGATATTACTCTGCTTGAGAGCAAGAATGGCAGTGCCGGCAAGACTAGCGGCCAGAACCACAGCACACCTAAGGGCCAGGAAGACTACGACGCCATCCGGCGCCAGTATGAAGTGCCCAGTCAAGAACAATTGGATATGCGCCAGCTAGCGGGTTTTAAGGCTTAA
- a CDS encoding ABC transporter ATP-binding protein — MQVRFEDVTMQFEQKTVLDRINFTLPSQQLISFLGPSGCGKSTTLYLISGLLNATSGKIFFDDKDVTKLDPVKRRVGLVFQSYALYPHLTVLENIMFPLKMEKMPKAERRERAIEMAKLTQIQDQLDKYPRQLSGGQQQRVAISRAMAKSPSILLMDEPLSNLDARLRIEMREEIRRIQQETGVTTVFVTHDQEEALSIADSVMVLEKGEIQQVADPVSLYQTPSNLFVARFIGSPIINTFAKGSAALNPNSAFAELNWATIGVRSEHFRPGTVDNYLVRGKVVRVEAVGKDITVHLEWEGERFVVSNLEGDLEVDQEIYLQVPAERLLFFQEDQRRILSESEREG; from the coding sequence GTGCAAGTTAGATTTGAAGACGTGACCATGCAGTTCGAACAGAAGACTGTTTTGGACCGGATTAATTTTACATTGCCTAGCCAGCAACTTATTTCCTTCTTAGGACCTTCTGGCTGTGGTAAATCTACAACATTATACTTAATTTCAGGGTTACTGAACGCAACATCAGGTAAGATTTTCTTCGACGATAAAGATGTAACTAAATTAGACCCAGTTAAGCGTCGGGTAGGCTTAGTCTTCCAATCCTATGCCCTCTATCCACACTTGACGGTCTTGGAAAACATCATGTTCCCGCTTAAAATGGAAAAAATGCCAAAAGCTGAGCGCCGCGAACGTGCCATCGAAATGGCAAAATTAACGCAAATTCAAGACCAACTAGATAAGTACCCACGCCAGTTGTCAGGGGGACAACAGCAACGGGTGGCCATCAGCCGGGCTATGGCTAAATCACCTTCCATCCTACTTATGGACGAGCCTTTGTCTAACTTAGATGCTCGCCTCCGGATTGAGATGCGTGAAGAAATTCGCCGTATCCAACAAGAGACAGGGGTTACCACCGTCTTCGTTACCCACGACCAAGAAGAAGCTTTGTCTATCGCGGACAGCGTCATGGTCTTGGAAAAAGGCGAGATTCAACAAGTAGCGGACCCAGTCAGCCTCTACCAAACACCTAGCAACCTCTTCGTGGCTCGCTTCATCGGGTCACCAATCATCAACACCTTTGCTAAGGGCTCTGCAGCCCTAAACCCTAACAGTGCCTTTGCAGAATTGAACTGGGCAACTATCGGGGTCCGTTCCGAGCATTTCCGTCCTGGGACAGTCGATAACTACTTAGTCCGCGGGAAAGTAGTCCGCGTGGAAGCAGTAGGTAAGGATATTACCGTTCACTTGGAATGGGAAGGCGAACGCTTCGTCGTTTCCAACTTAGAAGGTGACTTAGAAGTAGACCAAGAAATCTACTTGCAAGTGCCTGCTGAACGCCTGCTCTTCTTCCAAGAAGACCAACGTCGTATTCTGTCAGAAAGCGAGCGTGAGGGCTAG
- a CDS encoding carbohydrate ABC transporter permease — translation MARTKRIQTILLYVILTLGALVMILPFYWMVATSLKSGSEAISVPPTWLPRNWLFSNYGQALEKAPFGRYFLNSVFVTTVTTAGELFTSILAAYAFAKLKFWGKDILFLLLLATMMVPGELMTIPNFVTLSSWKLVNTYWALIIPWFASVFSVFTLKQNIQTIPDELYYAAKTDGASDWQFLWEMVVPLSKSSIIAVMILKVIGSWNSFLWPMIVTNSAPDLRTLPVGLQAFTTEAGTQFELLMAASTLVILPMVIIYLLLQKYIIQGISRSGLKG, via the coding sequence ATGGCACGCACAAAACGCATTCAAACAATTCTGCTCTATGTCATCTTGACCTTGGGCGCGCTGGTCATGATTCTGCCATTCTACTGGATGGTGGCGACCAGTCTGAAGTCAGGGTCCGAAGCAATCTCCGTACCGCCAACTTGGCTACCACGGAACTGGCTCTTCTCTAACTATGGCCAAGCCCTGGAGAAAGCCCCATTCGGCCGCTACTTCCTTAACTCGGTCTTTGTTACAACTGTGACGACCGCCGGGGAACTCTTCACCTCAATCCTAGCAGCTTATGCCTTCGCTAAGCTCAAATTCTGGGGTAAAGACATCCTCTTCTTACTCTTATTGGCAACTATGATGGTGCCAGGGGAATTGATGACCATTCCAAACTTCGTGACCTTGTCAAGTTGGAAATTAGTCAACACCTACTGGGCCTTGATTATTCCTTGGTTCGCCTCTGTCTTCTCGGTTTTCACCTTGAAGCAAAACATTCAGACGATTCCAGACGAGCTCTACTATGCTGCCAAGACGGATGGCGCCAGCGACTGGCAATTTCTCTGGGAAATGGTTGTGCCACTGTCTAAATCGTCCATTATCGCCGTGATGATTCTCAAGGTCATCGGTTCATGGAACTCCTTCCTCTGGCCAATGATCGTCACCAACTCGGCACCTGACTTAAGGACTTTACCTGTTGGACTCCAAGCCTTTACCACTGAAGCCGGCACCCAATTCGAACTCTTGATGGCGGCGTCGACCCTGGTAATCTTGCCAATGGTGATTATTTACTTATTGTTGCAGAAATACATTATTCAAGGTATTTCACGTTCTGGCTTGAAGGGCTAG
- a CDS encoding MBL fold metallo-hydrolase: protein MTQEITTQVRFWGGLDTIGGNIVSLEAGNYRILTDFGALFGASLDELKQVDLTPSLLEKGHLPAIDGLYTRQQLGASDLASYEETDIKTIVCLSHLHLDHIGGFGQLPEDLPIYALEDSVSFYQRLASDDLLPDFKVNWQAVQSEEPFQFGPFTIEFVVSDHDTIGAASIFITGPDLKVVNSGDFRLTGFHPERVLHWAQKARDFQPDLFLVEGTTFSFDPGSRDDRMQLPEDLAARVASISAGNEAKFLKDFTQVVEQAGNQLVALNVYPQNIERLVYMARALNRAGRTLVLEPNYYRLLRPYMAPEAALATINWDGDSKLPVQDVLTWDQVQAAPAQYAVQVDYEQHHDYIFSLSEGIYIHSNGVPLGAYDARYQPWLEGIVKAGWQFYHGHVSGHASTQDLCLVNYVVGAKLVVPWHSFKPERYAEALVDLGLTPWLPSLETTYSAEQIKSLAD, encoded by the coding sequence ATGACACAAGAAATCACGACCCAGGTAAGATTTTGGGGAGGACTTGATACCATAGGTGGTAATATTGTCAGTCTAGAAGCGGGTAACTACCGTATTCTGACAGATTTTGGCGCTTTATTTGGAGCAAGCTTGGATGAATTGAAGCAAGTCGACTTGACTCCAAGCCTGCTAGAAAAGGGGCACCTGCCGGCCATTGACGGCCTCTACACCCGCCAACAACTAGGCGCAAGTGACCTAGCAAGCTATGAGGAGACCGATATTAAGACCATCGTCTGCCTATCACATCTCCATCTAGACCATATTGGGGGCTTCGGTCAGTTGCCTGAGGACCTACCCATCTATGCCCTGGAAGACAGTGTTTCCTTCTACCAACGTCTAGCAAGCGATGACTTGTTACCTGACTTCAAGGTTAATTGGCAGGCCGTTCAATCAGAGGAGCCTTTCCAATTTGGACCTTTCACCATTGAGTTTGTGGTCAGCGACCATGACACTATTGGGGCAGCTAGCATCTTCATCACCGGGCCAGACCTTAAGGTGGTTAACTCTGGTGACTTCCGTTTAACTGGTTTCCATCCAGAACGCGTCTTACATTGGGCGCAAAAAGCCCGGGACTTCCAGCCTGACCTCTTCTTAGTTGAAGGGACGACCTTCAGCTTTGACCCAGGGTCACGCGATGATCGGATGCAACTGCCAGAGGACTTGGCTGCTCGCGTAGCCTCAATTTCAGCAGGCAACGAAGCCAAGTTCCTCAAGGACTTTACCCAAGTGGTTGAGCAAGCTGGCAATCAGTTAGTGGCGCTTAACGTCTATCCACAAAATATTGAGCGTCTAGTCTATATGGCGCGAGCGCTCAATCGTGCAGGACGGACTCTGGTCTTAGAGCCTAACTACTACCGTCTCTTGCGACCTTACATGGCACCAGAGGCAGCCTTGGCAACCATCAACTGGGATGGCGACAGCAAGCTGCCAGTTCAAGATGTCTTGACCTGGGACCAAGTGCAGGCAGCACCTGCTCAATACGCTGTCCAAGTCGACTATGAACAACACCATGATTATATCTTTAGCCTATCAGAAGGTATCTACATCCACTCCAACGGGGTGCCGCTAGGAGCTTATGATGCGCGTTACCAACCTTGGTTGGAAGGCATCGTCAAAGCAGGCTGGCAATTCTATCATGGCCATGTGTCTGGCCACGCCTCTACCCAAGACCTCTGCTTGGTTAATTATGTGGTAGGCGCTAAGCTAGTTGTGCCATGGCACAGCTTTAAGCCAGAACGTTATGCGGAAGCCTTAGTCGATTTAGGGCTGACCCCATGGTTACCAAGTCTAGAGACGACTTACTCTGCTGAACAGATTAAGAGCCTAGCTGACTAA
- a CDS encoding response regulator transcription factor, translating into MNVLMIEDNESVCEMMSMFFEKEQFQGHFYHDGLEGYNAYAESPSKWDIVLLDINLPSMDGITICRNIRKISKETPIIMLTAQDSESDQVIGLEMGADDYVTKPFSPLTLMARMKALYRRSQIPGTDHSQTQEEEGFDVVTKSVKINTVTREAYYNNQLIENLTPKEFDLLLTFVRSPKRVFNREQLLKQLWEDPFYGDERTVDAHIKKLRQKIEVIGPQIIQTVWGVGYKYEDPGDH; encoded by the coding sequence ATGAACGTATTAATGATTGAAGATAACGAATCTGTCTGCGAAATGATGTCCATGTTTTTCGAGAAGGAGCAATTCCAAGGCCACTTCTACCATGATGGCTTAGAAGGGTACAACGCCTATGCGGAGTCTCCAAGTAAGTGGGACATTGTCTTGCTAGACATTAACTTGCCGTCTATGGATGGCATCACCATTTGCCGGAATATCCGCAAAATTTCTAAGGAAACACCGATTATTATGCTGACTGCTCAAGATTCAGAGAGTGACCAAGTCATTGGCTTGGAAATGGGGGCTGACGATTACGTCACCAAGCCTTTTAGCCCCTTGACCTTGATGGCTCGCATGAAGGCCCTCTACCGTCGTAGTCAAATTCCTGGTACTGACCACAGTCAAACTCAGGAAGAAGAAGGCTTCGATGTAGTGACCAAGAGCGTCAAGATCAATACCGTGACCCGGGAAGCCTACTATAATAACCAGCTGATTGAGAACCTGACACCTAAGGAGTTTGATTTGTTGCTGACCTTTGTGCGCTCGCCTAAGCGGGTCTTCAACCGTGAACAGTTGCTTAAGCAGCTCTGGGAAGATCCTTTCTATGGCGACGAGCGGACCGTCGATGCCCATATTAAGAAATTACGGCAGAAGATTGAAGTGATTGGGCCGCAAATTATTCAGACTGTCTGGGGTGTCGGCTACAAGTACGAAGATCCAGGTGATCATTAA
- the whiA gene encoding DNA-binding protein WhiA — MTFASEVKKECTLLEVHKEHAKAELAALIRMNGAVSLYQQKFILNVQSENAAIARRLYSLLKQFYHTESELMVRRKMKLKKNNVYIVRCRQNVRDILEDLGIFDGLMINHHIAPDIMNNEQKERSYLRGAFLAAGSVNNPENSRYHLEIYSNYEEHNEDICKMMNHFHLNARTIVRRNGYITYLKEAEKIAEFLAIIGANRAMLRFEDIRIVRDMRNSVNRLVNCETANLNKQIDASQRQIEAIRYLADTRGLDSLPDKLRIMAEFRLDHPDLSLGELGQLIPGGPISKSGVNHRLRKLVELAESHAL; from the coding sequence ATGACCTTCGCATCAGAAGTTAAGAAGGAATGTACCCTCTTAGAGGTCCACAAGGAACACGCTAAGGCGGAGCTTGCGGCCCTGATTCGGATGAATGGGGCAGTCAGCCTCTACCAACAGAAGTTTATTCTCAATGTTCAGAGCGAAAATGCGGCCATTGCCCGCCGACTCTACAGCCTACTCAAGCAGTTCTATCACACTGAGAGTGAGCTCATGGTCAGACGCAAGATGAAGCTTAAGAAGAATAATGTCTATATCGTCCGTTGCCGCCAGAATGTGCGGGATATCTTGGAGGACTTAGGCATCTTCGACGGGCTCATGATTAACCACCATATCGCGCCTGACATTATGAATAATGAACAGAAGGAGCGCTCCTATTTGCGGGGTGCCTTCCTAGCAGCTGGTTCCGTCAACAATCCGGAGAATAGTCGCTATCACTTGGAAATCTATTCCAACTACGAGGAGCACAATGAGGACATCTGCAAGATGATGAATCATTTCCACCTCAATGCACGGACCATCGTCCGTCGCAACGGCTATATTACCTACCTTAAGGAAGCTGAGAAAATTGCCGAGTTTCTGGCTATTATCGGTGCCAACCGGGCTATGTTACGCTTCGAAGATATTCGCATTGTTCGTGACATGCGTAACTCCGTTAACCGTCTGGTCAACTGTGAGACGGCCAACCTCAACAAGCAAATCGATGCCTCACAACGGCAGATTGAAGCCATTCGTTACCTAGCCGACACGCGGGGGCTGGATAGCCTCCCTGATAAGTTGCGGATTATGGCGGAATTCCGTCTAGATCATCCCGACCTCAGTTTGGGTGAGTTAGGCCAATTAATTCCAGGTGGCCCTATTTCCAAGTCGGGTGTCAACCATCGTCTCCGCAAGTTAGTGGAACTAGCGGAAAGTCATGCTTTATAG
- a CDS encoding HAMP domain-containing sensor histidine kinase: MRFRFLWQLIAGFLLVMLVTLALSASRISNYMNQQIHSEVETRLLNYGSNIVSNNFSREDIKKVDQLLASDNISIQVYLANGSIIYPTYRQEYRANLTDSELRAIRQGQNLPLRVTYRPDQGKITRLATVYLPLNRQASDSAQFPAGFISLSEPIENLETRQQEVYNNIIFSFGIATVIGLGISVAYALFQTRKIRRLQQATRQITAGNYDVQLNISNKSRDEFGDLAHDFQVMTDSLAKSREEIKRQETLRRQFMMDAAHEMRTPLTTMSGVIEGLQYDIFPEPQRKRSLELLATETQRLIRLVNENLDYEKIRTNQISLNKQTLKAYDLLCQIRTQLTAKAQEKGDRIVLDAPEDLLIYGDRDRLVQIIINLVTNAIQFSENSDITLWGRQDGVFTELRIMDQGIGIDAKQIEDIWERFYKVDISRKNTKFGESGIGLAVVKSLVEAHGGTIRVESELGQGSTFIIRLPLEAAESGDQAQEPAPNKVKKNLGSFLIGNKKAKSEDK, encoded by the coding sequence ATGCGATTTAGATTTCTCTGGCAATTAATTGCCGGATTTCTGCTGGTCATGCTGGTGACCTTGGCCCTATCGGCCTCACGGATTAGCAACTATATGAATCAGCAAATCCACAGTGAAGTCGAGACGCGCCTATTGAATTACGGTAGCAACATTGTCAGCAATAACTTTTCCCGTGAGGATATTAAGAAAGTAGACCAACTACTGGCTTCGGACAATATCTCTATTCAGGTCTACCTTGCCAATGGGAGCATCATCTACCCAACCTACCGCCAGGAGTACCGGGCTAATCTGACAGATAGTGAGTTGCGGGCCATTCGCCAAGGGCAGAACCTGCCTTTGCGTGTGACCTATCGCCCAGACCAAGGGAAAATCACGCGTCTGGCCACCGTCTATTTGCCGCTCAACCGCCAGGCTAGCGACAGTGCCCAATTTCCGGCCGGCTTTATCAGCCTGAGCGAGCCAATCGAGAACCTGGAGACTCGCCAGCAAGAAGTCTACAACAATATTATCTTCTCCTTCGGGATTGCAACCGTCATTGGTCTAGGAATCAGTGTGGCCTATGCCCTCTTCCAGACCCGCAAGATTCGGCGCTTGCAACAAGCCACTCGCCAGATTACGGCAGGCAACTATGATGTTCAGCTTAATATTAGTAATAAGAGCCGAGACGAGTTCGGTGACTTGGCCCATGATTTCCAAGTCATGACGGATTCCTTGGCAAAATCTCGCGAAGAGATTAAGCGCCAAGAAACCTTAAGACGCCAATTTATGATGGATGCGGCCCACGAGATGCGGACGCCACTGACTACCATGAGTGGGGTCATCGAAGGGCTCCAGTATGATATTTTCCCTGAGCCCCAACGCAAACGTAGCTTAGAATTGCTGGCCACCGAGACCCAACGGCTCATTCGTCTAGTTAACGAGAACCTGGACTACGAGAAAATTCGGACCAACCAGATTAGCCTTAACAAGCAGACGCTCAAGGCCTATGATTTGCTCTGCCAGATTCGGACCCAGCTAACCGCTAAGGCCCAAGAAAAGGGCGACCGCATAGTACTGGATGCGCCTGAGGATCTTCTGATTTACGGGGACCGAGACCGGTTGGTTCAGATTATCATTAACCTAGTGACCAATGCCATCCAGTTCTCAGAGAATAGTGATATCACCCTCTGGGGGCGCCAAGACGGAGTCTTTACCGAGCTCCGCATTATGGACCAGGGGATTGGGATTGATGCCAAGCAAATTGAAGACATCTGGGAGCGATTCTACAAGGTGGACATTTCCCGTAAGAATACCAAGTTCGGTGAATCGGGGATTGGTTTAGCAGTCGTTAAGTCCCTAGTCGAAGCCCACGGCGGCACCATTCGGGTCGAAAGTGAGCTAGGCCAGGGTTCGACCTTCATTATTCGCCTACCGCTAGAAGCAGCGGAATCCGGAGACCAGGCCCAAGAGCCAGCTCCAAACAAAGTCAAAAAAAATCTGGGGAGCTTCCTGATTGGTAACAAGAAGGCCAAGTCAGAAGACAAGTAA
- a CDS encoding NAD(P)H-dependent oxidoreductase, whose amino-acid sequence MTKTIVYLAHPDVAGSSSQQFLQQSGLALTEVSYVDLQAEYEANGQHFDASVELARLTRYDRVIFQFQLYWYQAPAILKIWMDSVFDMSKAMQAAMPRLAQMEMGLVVIAGVKASRYQVGGREGFSLSSLLSPYYAWAKHFGLAPLAYFPVHQFYYLTEPQKKQLLVHYACYLETGKVDDFDALQTFVLDRLADLDLSLSLESQAVYDQFREDLSQNRDEIQELQALNKEG is encoded by the coding sequence GTGACTAAGACCATCGTCTATCTGGCCCACCCTGATGTGGCCGGCTCTAGCAGCCAACAATTTCTACAACAATCAGGTTTGGCCCTGACTGAGGTCAGCTATGTCGATTTGCAGGCGGAATATGAGGCCAATGGCCAGCACTTCGATGCCAGTGTGGAATTGGCACGTCTGACTCGCTATGACCGGGTGATTTTCCAGTTCCAACTCTACTGGTACCAGGCACCAGCCATCCTCAAAATCTGGATGGATAGCGTCTTCGATATGTCCAAGGCCATGCAGGCCGCCATGCCTCGTCTCGCTCAGATGGAAATGGGCTTGGTGGTCATCGCAGGTGTTAAGGCTAGCCGCTATCAAGTCGGGGGCCGGGAAGGCTTTAGCCTGTCTTCGCTCTTGTCGCCTTATTATGCCTGGGCCAAGCATTTTGGTTTAGCGCCCTTGGCTTATTTTCCGGTTCATCAGTTCTACTATCTGACCGAGCCCCAGAAGAAGCAGCTGCTAGTTCACTACGCCTGCTACCTTGAGACGGGTAAGGTGGATGACTTCGATGCCTTGCAGACCTTTGTCTTGGATCGACTAGCCGACTTGGACTTGTCCCTGTCGCTTGAAAGCCAAGCAGTCTATGACCAGTTCCGTGAGGACTTGAGTCAAAATCGAGATGAAATCCAGGAGCTGCAGGCCCTGAATAAGGAGGGTTAG
- a CDS encoding ABC transporter substrate-binding protein produces MKKIKVLFALLLTVVLAFSAYAPSAQAADKVKVTFWHAMNGPHAEELTKLVKAFNESQDKYEVEETSQGNYKALQQGVMAAAASGDLPTMTQLTASSFSGFKSEGLLAPLDEFLTADNGFTEELKKDIYPGFLKGVTVEDKIYALPFSKSVRLMFVNQDMLKQAGKEVPKTWAEVKELAAALKEKGVDKPALGLENGLSIEVETMARQNGATWVSDDLKTVDLTSDKAIEPIQFIKDMVKDGSARLAGEDKYMSGPFAAGGSAIYIGSSAGLPYVVKGVQESGINITTAPVPTFGQGKQMTLLAGNDLGVFEDASDEEKAGAVAFMSFLLKAENTATWASKTGYLPITKSGTNSEIWTNYVKENPLVKAASDELEYGFTAPIYEGSAKAFSDSELALENIVVNDADIKTEMKKLEDLIKGYLHL; encoded by the coding sequence GTGAAAAAAATCAAAGTGCTTTTCGCATTATTACTCACAGTAGTCTTAGCATTCAGTGCTTACGCACCATCTGCTCAGGCTGCTGACAAGGTTAAAGTAACTTTCTGGCATGCAATGAACGGTCCTCATGCTGAGGAATTAACCAAACTCGTTAAGGCCTTCAACGAATCTCAAGACAAGTATGAAGTTGAAGAAACTAGCCAAGGGAACTACAAAGCCCTACAACAAGGGGTGATGGCTGCGGCTGCCTCTGGCGACCTACCAACCATGACTCAATTAACTGCCTCTAGCTTCTCTGGCTTCAAGTCAGAAGGCCTCTTAGCTCCATTAGATGAATTCTTAACTGCTGACAATGGCTTCACTGAAGAACTTAAGAAGGACATCTACCCAGGTTTCTTAAAAGGCGTAACCGTTGAAGACAAGATCTACGCATTACCATTTTCTAAATCTGTACGTCTCATGTTCGTTAACCAAGACATGCTCAAACAAGCAGGTAAAGAAGTACCTAAGACTTGGGCTGAAGTCAAAGAATTAGCAGCTGCCCTCAAAGAAAAAGGCGTTGATAAGCCAGCCTTAGGTTTGGAAAATGGTCTATCTATTGAAGTGGAAACCATGGCTCGCCAAAACGGCGCAACTTGGGTTTCTGACGACTTGAAGACAGTTGACCTCACTTCTGACAAAGCCATCGAACCTATCCAATTCATCAAAGACATGGTCAAAGACGGTTCAGCACGTTTGGCCGGTGAAGACAAGTACATGTCAGGTCCATTCGCAGCTGGCGGTTCTGCAATCTACATTGGCTCATCTGCGGGCTTACCTTACGTAGTCAAGGGTGTGCAAGAATCAGGTATCAACATTACCACTGCGCCAGTTCCAACTTTCGGTCAAGGCAAGCAAATGACCCTCTTAGCAGGGAACGACTTAGGGGTCTTCGAAGATGCTTCTGATGAAGAAAAAGCAGGGGCTGTAGCCTTCATGTCCTTCCTCCTCAAGGCGGAGAACACTGCAACTTGGGCATCTAAGACTGGTTACCTACCAATCACTAAGTCTGGGACTAACTCAGAAATCTGGACTAACTATGTCAAAGAAAACCCACTTGTTAAGGCAGCATCTGACGAATTAGAGTACGGCTTTACGGCTCCAATCTATGAAGGTTCTGCTAAAGCCTTTTCTGATTCAGAATTAGCCTTGGAAAACATCGTCGTTAACGATGCGGACATCAAGACTGAAATGAAGAAGTTAGAAGATCTAATCAAGGGCTACTTACACCTATAA
- a CDS encoding carbohydrate ABC transporter permease, which yields MNRKPTLKSSLQALLYLAPALVFMTTFTIIPIIRSFMMSFYENYKLRNITKNKPVVWSMDNFQKILADPKFYLALQNTATYVFWVVLCSITISVTVAVLLNQIPVLKGLFRTAYFLPFVTSTVAISVVWSWLYHSEYGLLNYLLGLVGIDRINWLNDPKTAMTAVIIMAIWKSLGFNILLTLVGLGNINETYYKAAQVDGANAWKRFTNITLPLLRPTLFLLSTVGIINGFKVFDEVFALFNGRPGPGGSAMTVVYYLFDQFYVQFNYGMAAATGIILFAIVLVITVFQNIGNKYFEKRGG from the coding sequence ATGAACCGCAAACCTACTCTCAAGAGTAGCCTCCAGGCCCTACTCTATCTAGCGCCGGCCTTGGTGTTCATGACAACCTTCACCATTATTCCGATTATCCGCTCCTTCATGATGAGTTTCTATGAAAACTACAAGTTGCGGAATATTACTAAGAACAAGCCAGTGGTCTGGTCTATGGATAACTTCCAGAAGATTCTGGCGGATCCTAAGTTCTACCTAGCGCTACAAAATACGGCAACCTATGTTTTCTGGGTGGTGCTCTGTTCCATCACAATCTCAGTTACAGTAGCGGTCTTACTCAATCAGATTCCGGTCCTCAAAGGCCTCTTCCGAACCGCCTACTTCTTGCCATTCGTTACCTCAACGGTGGCCATCTCCGTGGTCTGGTCTTGGCTCTATCACTCAGAGTACGGGCTACTCAACTACCTCTTAGGTTTAGTAGGGATTGACCGTATCAACTGGCTCAATGATCCTAAGACAGCCATGACGGCCGTCATTATCATGGCCATCTGGAAGAGCCTGGGCTTCAATATCCTGCTGACCCTGGTCGGCTTGGGTAACATCAACGAGACCTACTACAAGGCGGCTCAAGTTGATGGGGCCAACGCCTGGAAGAGATTCACCAATATTACCTTACCGCTCTTACGACCAACCCTCTTCCTCTTGTCAACAGTCGGCATCATCAACGGCTTCAAGGTCTTCGATGAAGTCTTCGCCCTCTTCAATGGGCGTCCTGGACCAGGTGGTTCAGCCATGACCGTTGTCTACTATCTCTTCGATCAGTTCTATGTTCAATTTAACTACGGGATGGCAGCTGCGACCGGGATTATCCTCTTCGCCATTGTTCTCGTTATTACCGTCTTCCAGAACATAGGCAACAAATACTTCGAGAAGCGGGGAGGTTAA